One genomic segment of Clavelina lepadiformis chromosome 3, kaClaLepa1.1, whole genome shotgun sequence includes these proteins:
- the LOC143450861 gene encoding antiviral innate immune response receptor RIG-I-like isoform X4: MIGNLSNELTDKFIYHIENAEAFKKLFDIILPQLNVIDARTLVTVLRPWLSEGENNDLNEKCKSLGSTFALPYIISSALRKKPTWIKELYKHTKEANYSNEVEGKLAKALADYFIFDENKENAEKEEAMDSIECNFLQPSTSSGYFELHGFINKHKNDTENSTPNEQQMELDHEEQNAQEDCEDLDQMSLDSDEIVDDMIDIGSGKKQLCYPSKNYELRGYQHELANLAKRGKNVIICAPPGAGKTLVAANIIQNYYETCGNEETKRKVLFFTPTIVLAQQQNDRFKEYLPSKYITDYRCGNGDNASLLGVKDLDVVVLTPKLLLNELNSDDKQKFVYKLNEFGMLIYDECHHCRGGHPYNNLMRKYFGLQNDLDKLPQVIGLTATLGIGKAKTKDAALLEMKQLCANLNSVAGVVTVRDSQNKKEMEKHIANPDESRLPMNMERGDPFFKEVTALMKNIEQVMKHFAEPISQAPDYKHDDFDKNMFKRWCVETKNELTLSESSHSRDARSCIEYLEVCGDALDVYYICRPEAALKTFMGETLDTQKQDTPIETFLFQHHSDAMDKLKKLCDDPRCANPNLAKIKNCILKKFAEVPNSRIMLMTQMKIYAYALKDWMNEDDKLKVFQPEVFTGKQPSRDIRGLTPQAQQAIMKSFRSGQHKILISTPHAAGEGIDVADCNLVINYNFLQNESLTVQIKGRVRKRGGEMVHISSDRVERRDRLNFYKTHLMNECTDMLANFVQENQASYREELISLNKLDMKQFQLEVLKKLKEAQVQKRNDEFLLQCAKCKEFACSSYDLGLVDNQHRINITPEFRQKYEIKEHPRKDKRLMGHDWRKISKVVCKKCGHEWGIEAQYKGAFILPLIKIEGFRITEKATKRPYVVRRWKNAPFVPQEIDISVVLRQLVDDE, from the exons CAACGATCTGAACGAGAAGTGTAAAAGTTTAGGAAGCACTTTTGCACTGCCTTACATTATTAGCTCTGCTCTAAGGAAAAAGCCAACTTGGATAAAGGAACTTTATAAACACACCAAAGAAGCAAACTATAGCAATGAAGTGGAGGGAAAGTTAGCTAAGGCGTTAGCAGACTACTTCATTTTTGATG aaaacaaagaaaatgccGAAAAAGAGGAAGCAATGGATTCTATAGAGTGCaattttttg cAACCATCTACCAGTTCGGGATATTTTGAATTACATGGCTTCATTAACAAGCATAAAAATGACACAGAAAATTCAACTCCAAATGAACAGCAAATGGAGCTTGACCATGAAGAA CAAAATGCCCAAGAAGATTGCGAAGACCTTGATCAAATGTCACTCGATTCAGATGAAATTGTTGACGATATGATTGACATTGGCAGTG GAAAGAAACAATTATGTTATCCATCTAAAAATTATGAGCTGCGAGGATATCAACACGAACTTGCTAATTTGGCTAAAAGAGGCAAAAATGTCATTATATGTGCCCCTCCAG GCGCTGGAAAAACTCTTGTTGCTGCAAATATAATACAAAATTATTATGAAACTTGTGGAAATGAAGAAACAAAAcgtaaagttttattttttactccTACAATTGTTCTAGCTCAACAGCAAAATGACAGATTTAAGGAGTATCTGCCATCAAAATACAT AACTGATTATCGTTGTGGAAATGGTGACAATGCATCTCTTCTGGGAGTGAAGGATTTAGATGTTGTGGTTTTGactccaaaacttttgttaaatgAACTGAAT AGTGATGACAAAcagaaatttgtttataaactCAATGAGTTTGGAATGTTGATATATGATGAATGTCATCACTGTAGAGGTGGCCACCCTTACAATAACTTAATGAGGAAATATTTTGGACTTCAAAATGATTTAGACAAGCTACCTCAA gttATTGGCCTGACTGCTACTCTGGGTATTGGAAAGGCAAAAACTAAGGATGCAGCCTTGCTAGAAATGAAGCAGTTGTGTGCTAATCTTAATTCAGTTGCTGGTGTTGTGACTGTTCGTGACTCACAGAATAAGAAAGAAATGGAGAAACACATTGCAAATCCAGATGAAA GCCGATTACCAATGAATATGGAAAGGGGTGATCCTTTTTTTAAAGAAGTCACAGCTTTGATGAAAAACATTGAACAGGTTATGAAACACTTTGcag AGCCAATATCACAAGCTCCAGACTATAAACATGATGATTTcgacaaaaatatgtttaagcgATGGTGTGTGGAGACTAAGAATGAACTCACACTGTCTGAATCCAGTCATTCCCGTGATGCTCGTTCTTGTATCGAATACCTAGAA GTTTGTGGTGATGCGTTGGACGTTTACTACATATGCCGGCCAGAAGCTGCTTTAAAAACGTTTATGGGTGAGACTTTGGATACTCAAAAACAGGACACACCAATAGAAACATTCCTGTTCCAACATCACTCAG ATGCAATGGATAAGTTAAAGAAACTTTGTGATGATCCTCGCTGTGCAAACCCAAACCTTGCCAAGATAAAGAACTgcattttgaagaaatttgcTGAAGTTCCAAATTCACGCATCATGCTAATGACACAAATGAAGATATATGCCTATGCTCTGAAG GATTGGATGAATGAAGATGATAAGTTAAAAGTATTTCAGCCAGAAGTTTTCACTGGTAAACAACCTTCCAGAGATATAAGAG GTCTTACACCCCAAGCACAGCAGGCAATAATGAAGTCATTTAGATCTGGACAACATAAAATCTTGATAAGCACACCACATGCTGCAGGGGAAGGGATTGATGTTGCTGATTGTAATTTGGTGATAAATTACAACTTCTTGCAAAATGAAAGTTTAACAGTGCAAATCAAAG GTCGAGTTCGAAAACGTGGTGGTGAAATGGTCCACATTTCATCCGACCGAGTTGAGCGAAGAGATCGactaaatttttataaaactcaTTTGATGAATGAATGCACGGACATGTTGGCGAATTTCGTCCAGGAAAACCAGGCTTCTTATAGGGAAGAA CTCATAAGTTTAAATAAACTGGACATGAAGCAATTTCAACTGGAAGTTCTCAAAAAACTGAAGGAAGCTCAagtacaaaaaagaaatgatgAATTTCTATTGCAATGTGCAAAGTGTAAAGAATTTGCTTGTTCCTCCTATGACCTTGG GCTTGTGGACAACCAGCATCGCATCAACATCACGCCGGAATTTAGACAGAAATACGAGATAAAAGAGCATCCAAGAAAAGATAAACGTTTGATGGGTCACGACTGGAGAAAAATAAGCAAAGTTGTCTGCAAGAAATGTGGGCATGAGTGGGGCATAGAAGCTCAGTATAAGGGAGCATTTATCCTGCCGTTGATCAAAATTGAAGGATTTAGAATAACTGAAAAGGCCACTAAACGCCCATATGTTGTAAGAAGATGGAAAAATGCACCTTTTGTGCCACAGGAAATAGATATTAGTGTCGTATTAAGACAATTAGTTGATGATGAATAA
- the LOC143450861 gene encoding antiviral innate immune response receptor RIG-I-like isoform X3, with protein sequence MIGNLSNELTDKFIYHIENAEAFKKLFDIILPQLNVIDARTLVTVLRPWLSEGENNDLNEKCKSLGSTFALPYIISSALRKKPTWIKELYKHTKEANYSNEVEGKLAKALADYFIFDENKENAEKEEAMDSIECNFLQPSTSSGYFELHGFINKHKNDTENSTPNEQQMELDHEEQNAQEDCEDLDQMSLDSDEIVDDMIDIGSGKKQLCYPSKNYELRGYQHELANLAKRGKNVIICAPPGAGKTLVAANIIQNYYETCGNEETKRKVLFFTPTIVLAQQQNDRFKEYLPSKYITDYRCGNGDNASLLGVKDLDVVVLTPKLLLNELNSDDKQKFVYKLNEFGMLIYDECHHCRGGHPYNNLMRKYFGLQNDLDKLPQVIGLTATLGIGKAKTKDAALLEMKQLCANLNSVAGVVTVRDSQNKKEMEKHIANPDESRLPMNMERGDPFFKEVTALMKNIEQVMKHFAEEPISQAPDYKHDDFDKNMFKRWCVETKNELTLSESSHSRDARSCIEYLEVCGDALDVYYICRPEAALKTFMGETLDTQKQDTPIETFLFQHHSDAMDKLKKLCDDPRCANPNLAKIKNCILKKFAEVPNSRIMLMTQMKIYAYALKDWMNEDDKLKVFQPEVFTGKQPSRDIRGLTPQAQQAIMKSFRSGQHKILISTPHAAGEGIDVADCNLVINYNFLQNESLTVQIKGRVRKRGGEMVHISSDRVERRDRLNFYKTHLMNECTDMLANFVQENQASYREELISLNKLDMKQFQLEVLKKLKEAQVQKRNDEFLLQCAKCKEFACSSYDLGLVDNQHRINITPEFRQKYEIKEHPRKDKRLMGHDWRKISKVVCKKCGHEWGIEAQYKGAFILPLIKIEGFRITEKATKRPYVVRRWKNAPFVPQEIDISVVLRQLVDDE encoded by the exons CAACGATCTGAACGAGAAGTGTAAAAGTTTAGGAAGCACTTTTGCACTGCCTTACATTATTAGCTCTGCTCTAAGGAAAAAGCCAACTTGGATAAAGGAACTTTATAAACACACCAAAGAAGCAAACTATAGCAATGAAGTGGAGGGAAAGTTAGCTAAGGCGTTAGCAGACTACTTCATTTTTGATG aaaacaaagaaaatgccGAAAAAGAGGAAGCAATGGATTCTATAGAGTGCaattttttg cAACCATCTACCAGTTCGGGATATTTTGAATTACATGGCTTCATTAACAAGCATAAAAATGACACAGAAAATTCAACTCCAAATGAACAGCAAATGGAGCTTGACCATGAAGAA CAAAATGCCCAAGAAGATTGCGAAGACCTTGATCAAATGTCACTCGATTCAGATGAAATTGTTGACGATATGATTGACATTGGCAGTG GAAAGAAACAATTATGTTATCCATCTAAAAATTATGAGCTGCGAGGATATCAACACGAACTTGCTAATTTGGCTAAAAGAGGCAAAAATGTCATTATATGTGCCCCTCCAG GCGCTGGAAAAACTCTTGTTGCTGCAAATATAATACAAAATTATTATGAAACTTGTGGAAATGAAGAAACAAAAcgtaaagttttattttttactccTACAATTGTTCTAGCTCAACAGCAAAATGACAGATTTAAGGAGTATCTGCCATCAAAATACAT AACTGATTATCGTTGTGGAAATGGTGACAATGCATCTCTTCTGGGAGTGAAGGATTTAGATGTTGTGGTTTTGactccaaaacttttgttaaatgAACTGAAT AGTGATGACAAAcagaaatttgtttataaactCAATGAGTTTGGAATGTTGATATATGATGAATGTCATCACTGTAGAGGTGGCCACCCTTACAATAACTTAATGAGGAAATATTTTGGACTTCAAAATGATTTAGACAAGCTACCTCAA gttATTGGCCTGACTGCTACTCTGGGTATTGGAAAGGCAAAAACTAAGGATGCAGCCTTGCTAGAAATGAAGCAGTTGTGTGCTAATCTTAATTCAGTTGCTGGTGTTGTGACTGTTCGTGACTCACAGAATAAGAAAGAAATGGAGAAACACATTGCAAATCCAGATGAAA GCCGATTACCAATGAATATGGAAAGGGGTGATCCTTTTTTTAAAGAAGTCACAGCTTTGATGAAAAACATTGAACAGGTTATGAAACACTTTGcag AAGAGCCAATATCACAAGCTCCAGACTATAAACATGATGATTTcgacaaaaatatgtttaagcgATGGTGTGTGGAGACTAAGAATGAACTCACACTGTCTGAATCCAGTCATTCCCGTGATGCTCGTTCTTGTATCGAATACCTAGAA GTTTGTGGTGATGCGTTGGACGTTTACTACATATGCCGGCCAGAAGCTGCTTTAAAAACGTTTATGGGTGAGACTTTGGATACTCAAAAACAGGACACACCAATAGAAACATTCCTGTTCCAACATCACTCAG ATGCAATGGATAAGTTAAAGAAACTTTGTGATGATCCTCGCTGTGCAAACCCAAACCTTGCCAAGATAAAGAACTgcattttgaagaaatttgcTGAAGTTCCAAATTCACGCATCATGCTAATGACACAAATGAAGATATATGCCTATGCTCTGAAG GATTGGATGAATGAAGATGATAAGTTAAAAGTATTTCAGCCAGAAGTTTTCACTGGTAAACAACCTTCCAGAGATATAAGAG GTCTTACACCCCAAGCACAGCAGGCAATAATGAAGTCATTTAGATCTGGACAACATAAAATCTTGATAAGCACACCACATGCTGCAGGGGAAGGGATTGATGTTGCTGATTGTAATTTGGTGATAAATTACAACTTCTTGCAAAATGAAAGTTTAACAGTGCAAATCAAAG GTCGAGTTCGAAAACGTGGTGGTGAAATGGTCCACATTTCATCCGACCGAGTTGAGCGAAGAGATCGactaaatttttataaaactcaTTTGATGAATGAATGCACGGACATGTTGGCGAATTTCGTCCAGGAAAACCAGGCTTCTTATAGGGAAGAA CTCATAAGTTTAAATAAACTGGACATGAAGCAATTTCAACTGGAAGTTCTCAAAAAACTGAAGGAAGCTCAagtacaaaaaagaaatgatgAATTTCTATTGCAATGTGCAAAGTGTAAAGAATTTGCTTGTTCCTCCTATGACCTTGG GCTTGTGGACAACCAGCATCGCATCAACATCACGCCGGAATTTAGACAGAAATACGAGATAAAAGAGCATCCAAGAAAAGATAAACGTTTGATGGGTCACGACTGGAGAAAAATAAGCAAAGTTGTCTGCAAGAAATGTGGGCATGAGTGGGGCATAGAAGCTCAGTATAAGGGAGCATTTATCCTGCCGTTGATCAAAATTGAAGGATTTAGAATAACTGAAAAGGCCACTAAACGCCCATATGTTGTAAGAAGATGGAAAAATGCACCTTTTGTGCCACAGGAAATAGATATTAGTGTCGTATTAAGACAATTAGTTGATGATGAATAA
- the LOC143450863 gene encoding protein-glutamine gamma-glutamyltransferase E-like isoform X2 — translation MGNFEVKQQEPTEREDVVEYLDGHPTFLCDYIHRNPHLLDNYVIDNVDEATASGWLAKVQKAPPTELLQTLRIDYLKEKNCAQHHTDKYIHKDLVVRRADSFLLDLYFKNRKYRAAKDHIFLEFAIGNSKTAKGTLFRVPVKNSLQGGPWSGKILAKDKKAKKITVQVNIPADAIIGRYKLTVEVTSVLDDGPKTERIAKPDLIVIFNPFKPADVCFMDDEAQRDEYLLKDTGIIYYGQYYRMGGKRWFFGQFEEGILDIALKLLREDSRAKKNPVKSLKQRFSPVYCSRVLSAMVNCSDDKGVLYGRWDGEYADGKRPTTWDGSVKILKQWNETNMEPVKYGQCWVFSGLLTTVLRALGIPARSVTNFQSAHDVEFNMTIDTFVDEDGEKADIDVGDSIWNFHVWNEGYFRRPDLPKGYDGWQAVDSTPQEESSGIYQCGPAPVKAIKNGEIFIGSDTNFLFGEVNADRLTWIVGNDQEVEELIKRETRHVGRNISTKAVGSNAREDLTKHYKHLEGSAEERAAFSRAYAHAKKPQYHEKLDTIEKEGDIKINIEPVGDVINGQTVKVAVKVQNDTTVDKSATVSIVLKTMLHNDQRKAFLKRVKYEKPIKGGQVETQTIELPFNEYGRHLADNAVIRVVTTVRVKETNKFYVDSFDVQVDSPDCITLESEDQLKRNSYNYVKITIQNPLPVPLTNAAFSLDGSGFSGNDIKIKDPIPPKGAYTHTAEIYVYRSGALTLMVDFDAVEIMNIKTEKDVTVVG, via the exons ATGGGGAACTTTGAAGTAAAACAACAAG AGCCGACTGAACGGGAAGATGTTGTGGAGTATCTTGACGGACATCCGACCTTCCTGTGCGATTACATCCATCGGAATCCTCACCTTCTGGATAATTACGTCATAGACAACGTCGACGAGGCTACAGCCAGCGGCTGGCTGGCGAAGGTTCAAAAAGCTCCCCCAA CCGAACTCTTGCAGACTTTGCGTATTGATTACTTGAAGGAGAAGAATTGTGCGCAACACCACACTGACAAGTACATCCACAAGGACTTGGTTGTCAGAAGAGCGGATTCCTTTCTTCTGGATTTGTATTTCAAGAACAGGAAGTACCGCGCCGCCAAAGATCATATATTTTTGGAGTTTGCCATTG GAAATTCCAAAACCGCCAAAGGCACTCTGTTTCGCGTTCCCGTGAAGAATTCCTTGCAAGGTGGCCCATGGAGTGGCAAGATTTTGGCTAAAGATAAAAAAGCGAAGAAGATAACTGTGCAGGTCAATATTCCCGCTGACGCGATCATTGGACGATACAAGCTGACGGTTGAAGTGACCAGCGTCCTCGATGATGGACCAAAAACTGAAAGGATTGCCAAACCGGACTTGATTGTCATTTTCAATCCGTTCAAGCCAG CCGATGTCTGCTTCATGGATGACGAGGCGCAACGAGACGAATACTTGCTCAAAGATACCGGAATCATCTATTATGGCCAGTATTACAGAATGGGAGGAAAGAGATGGTTTTTTGGACAGTTCGAGGAAGGCATTTTGGACATTGCTCTCAAACTTTTGCGAGAGGATTCCAGAGCCAAAAAGAATCCTGTTAAAAGCTTAAAACAACGATTTTCTCCCGTTTATTGCAGCAGGGTTCTTTCTGCAATG GTCAACTGTTCAGATGACAAAGGCGTCTTGTATGGTCGCTGGGACGGAGAATACGCAGACGGTAAGCGACCGACCACGTGGGACGGCAGTGTAAAAATCCTGAAGCAATGGAACGAAACAAACATGGAGCCTGTTAAGTACGGGCAGTGCTGGGTATTTTCCGGGCTCCTTACAACag TCTTGAGGGCTTTGGGGATTCCTGCGCGCAGTGTGACCAACTTCCAATCTGCCCATGACGTTGAATTTAACATGACAATCGACACGTTTGTCGACGAAGACGGCGAAAAAGCCGACATTGACGTTGGAGATTCGATCTGGAACTTTCATGTCTGGAACGAAGGCTACTTCAGACGACCTGATCTGCCGAAAG GATACGACGGCTGGCAAGCCGTGGATTCGACTCCACAAGAAGAAAGCAGTGGAATTTATCAATGCGGACCGGCACCAGTGAAGGCGATCAAGAATGGTGAAATCTTTATCGGTTCGGACACCAACTTCCTTTTCGGAGAG GTCAATGCTGATCGACTTACGTGGATAGTTGGCAACGATCAGGAAGTTGAAGAGCTCATCAAGCGGGAAACACGTCATGTTGGCAGAAACATCAGCACCAAAGCTGTTGGAAGCAATGCAAGGGAAGATCTAACGAAGCACTACAAACATCTCGAAG GTTCCGCGGAAGAAAGAGCGGCATTCAGTCGAGCGTACGCTCATGCGAAGAAGCCTCAGTATCACGAAAAACTGGATACAATTGAAAAGGAAGGAGACATCAAAATCAACATTGAACCAGTTGGTGATGTAATAAACGGACAGACGGTGAAAGTAGCCGTTAAG GTGCAAAATGACACAACCGTCGACAAGTCTGCTACTGTGTCCATTgtgctgaaaacaatgttGCATAATGATCAAAGAAAGGCTTTCCTTAAACGGGTAAAGTACGAAAAGCCCATCAAAGGCGGGCAAG TTGAGACGCAGACTATCGAACTGCCGTTTAATGAATATGGGCGCCACTTGGCGGACAACGCAGTGATTCGAGTTGTGACTACGGTCCGCGTGAAGGAGACGAACAAATTCTATGTTGATTCGTTTGATGTCCAAGTAGATAGCCCTGACTGTATTACACTTGAG AGCGAGGACCAACTCAAGCGTAATTCTTACAATTACGTGAAGATTACAATCCAAAACCCTCTTCCCGTTCCTTTGACGAACGCTGCTTTCAGCTTGGACGGCTCAGGCTTCTCAGGAAAcgacataaaaataaa GGACCCCATACCCCCCAAAGGTGCTTACACACATACCGCCGAGATTTATGTATACAGAAGCGGCGCTTTGACCTTGATGGTTGATTTTGATGCAGTGGAAATCATGAACATAAAAACTGAGAAGGATGTCACGGTGGTTGGATGA
- the LOC143450863 gene encoding protein-glutamine gamma-glutamyltransferase E-like isoform X1, which yields MIFEMDGSIPNEPTEREDVVEYLDGHPTFLCDYIHRNPHLLDNYVIDNVDEATASGWLAKVQKAPPTELLQTLRIDYLKEKNCAQHHTDKYIHKDLVVRRADSFLLDLYFKNRKYRAAKDHIFLEFAIGNSKTAKGTLFRVPVKNSLQGGPWSGKILAKDKKAKKITVQVNIPADAIIGRYKLTVEVTSVLDDGPKTERIAKPDLIVIFNPFKPADVCFMDDEAQRDEYLLKDTGIIYYGQYYRMGGKRWFFGQFEEGILDIALKLLREDSRAKKNPVKSLKQRFSPVYCSRVLSAMVNCSDDKGVLYGRWDGEYADGKRPTTWDGSVKILKQWNETNMEPVKYGQCWVFSGLLTTVLRALGIPARSVTNFQSAHDVEFNMTIDTFVDEDGEKADIDVGDSIWNFHVWNEGYFRRPDLPKGYDGWQAVDSTPQEESSGIYQCGPAPVKAIKNGEIFIGSDTNFLFGEVNADRLTWIVGNDQEVEELIKRETRHVGRNISTKAVGSNAREDLTKHYKHLEGSAEERAAFSRAYAHAKKPQYHEKLDTIEKEGDIKINIEPVGDVINGQTVKVAVKVQNDTTVDKSATVSIVLKTMLHNDQRKAFLKRVKYEKPIKGGQVETQTIELPFNEYGRHLADNAVIRVVTTVRVKETNKFYVDSFDVQVDSPDCITLESEDQLKRNSYNYVKITIQNPLPVPLTNAAFSLDGSGFSGNDIKIKDPIPPKGAYTHTAEIYVYRSGALTLMVDFDAVEIMNIKTEKDVTVVG from the exons atgattttcgAAATGGATGGGTCCATACCAAATG AGCCGACTGAACGGGAAGATGTTGTGGAGTATCTTGACGGACATCCGACCTTCCTGTGCGATTACATCCATCGGAATCCTCACCTTCTGGATAATTACGTCATAGACAACGTCGACGAGGCTACAGCCAGCGGCTGGCTGGCGAAGGTTCAAAAAGCTCCCCCAA CCGAACTCTTGCAGACTTTGCGTATTGATTACTTGAAGGAGAAGAATTGTGCGCAACACCACACTGACAAGTACATCCACAAGGACTTGGTTGTCAGAAGAGCGGATTCCTTTCTTCTGGATTTGTATTTCAAGAACAGGAAGTACCGCGCCGCCAAAGATCATATATTTTTGGAGTTTGCCATTG GAAATTCCAAAACCGCCAAAGGCACTCTGTTTCGCGTTCCCGTGAAGAATTCCTTGCAAGGTGGCCCATGGAGTGGCAAGATTTTGGCTAAAGATAAAAAAGCGAAGAAGATAACTGTGCAGGTCAATATTCCCGCTGACGCGATCATTGGACGATACAAGCTGACGGTTGAAGTGACCAGCGTCCTCGATGATGGACCAAAAACTGAAAGGATTGCCAAACCGGACTTGATTGTCATTTTCAATCCGTTCAAGCCAG CCGATGTCTGCTTCATGGATGACGAGGCGCAACGAGACGAATACTTGCTCAAAGATACCGGAATCATCTATTATGGCCAGTATTACAGAATGGGAGGAAAGAGATGGTTTTTTGGACAGTTCGAGGAAGGCATTTTGGACATTGCTCTCAAACTTTTGCGAGAGGATTCCAGAGCCAAAAAGAATCCTGTTAAAAGCTTAAAACAACGATTTTCTCCCGTTTATTGCAGCAGGGTTCTTTCTGCAATG GTCAACTGTTCAGATGACAAAGGCGTCTTGTATGGTCGCTGGGACGGAGAATACGCAGACGGTAAGCGACCGACCACGTGGGACGGCAGTGTAAAAATCCTGAAGCAATGGAACGAAACAAACATGGAGCCTGTTAAGTACGGGCAGTGCTGGGTATTTTCCGGGCTCCTTACAACag TCTTGAGGGCTTTGGGGATTCCTGCGCGCAGTGTGACCAACTTCCAATCTGCCCATGACGTTGAATTTAACATGACAATCGACACGTTTGTCGACGAAGACGGCGAAAAAGCCGACATTGACGTTGGAGATTCGATCTGGAACTTTCATGTCTGGAACGAAGGCTACTTCAGACGACCTGATCTGCCGAAAG GATACGACGGCTGGCAAGCCGTGGATTCGACTCCACAAGAAGAAAGCAGTGGAATTTATCAATGCGGACCGGCACCAGTGAAGGCGATCAAGAATGGTGAAATCTTTATCGGTTCGGACACCAACTTCCTTTTCGGAGAG GTCAATGCTGATCGACTTACGTGGATAGTTGGCAACGATCAGGAAGTTGAAGAGCTCATCAAGCGGGAAACACGTCATGTTGGCAGAAACATCAGCACCAAAGCTGTTGGAAGCAATGCAAGGGAAGATCTAACGAAGCACTACAAACATCTCGAAG GTTCCGCGGAAGAAAGAGCGGCATTCAGTCGAGCGTACGCTCATGCGAAGAAGCCTCAGTATCACGAAAAACTGGATACAATTGAAAAGGAAGGAGACATCAAAATCAACATTGAACCAGTTGGTGATGTAATAAACGGACAGACGGTGAAAGTAGCCGTTAAG GTGCAAAATGACACAACCGTCGACAAGTCTGCTACTGTGTCCATTgtgctgaaaacaatgttGCATAATGATCAAAGAAAGGCTTTCCTTAAACGGGTAAAGTACGAAAAGCCCATCAAAGGCGGGCAAG TTGAGACGCAGACTATCGAACTGCCGTTTAATGAATATGGGCGCCACTTGGCGGACAACGCAGTGATTCGAGTTGTGACTACGGTCCGCGTGAAGGAGACGAACAAATTCTATGTTGATTCGTTTGATGTCCAAGTAGATAGCCCTGACTGTATTACACTTGAG AGCGAGGACCAACTCAAGCGTAATTCTTACAATTACGTGAAGATTACAATCCAAAACCCTCTTCCCGTTCCTTTGACGAACGCTGCTTTCAGCTTGGACGGCTCAGGCTTCTCAGGAAAcgacataaaaataaa GGACCCCATACCCCCCAAAGGTGCTTACACACATACCGCCGAGATTTATGTATACAGAAGCGGCGCTTTGACCTTGATGGTTGATTTTGATGCAGTGGAAATCATGAACATAAAAACTGAGAAGGATGTCACGGTGGTTGGATGA